In a single window of the Chiloscyllium punctatum isolate Juve2018m chromosome 25, sChiPun1.3, whole genome shotgun sequence genome:
- the fundc2 gene encoding FUN14 domain-containing protein 2: MEEANEKTNDNSQFEVLDLAEYAKRQRWWNRFFGRNSGPIAEKYTVATQLMIGGASGWCAGFLFQKVGKLAATAVGGGFFLLQIANHTGYITIDWKRVERDVNKAKKQLKIGKNKVAPEVHGAIDEVTVFVKKNIVLTGGFVGGFLLGLAS, from the exons AACCAATGATAATAGCCAATTTGAGgtgttggatttagctgaatatGCCAAACGACAAAGGTGGTGGAACCGATTCTTTGGAAGAAATTCTGGACCAATTGCTGAGAAATACACAGTAGCAACACAGCTGATGATTGGAGGAGCCAGTGGGTG GTGTGCAGGGTTCTTGTTTCAGAAGGTTGGAAAATTAGCTGCAACAGCAGTTGGTGGAGGTTTCTTCCTGCTCCAG ATTGCCAATCATACAGGATACATCACTATTGATTGGAAGCGAGTGGAAAGGGATGTAAATAAAGCAAAGAAACAGTTGAAAATTGGCAAGAATAAGGTTGCTCCAGAGGTGCATGGTGCAATTGATGAG GTGACTGTGTTTGTGAAGAAGAACATTGTCCTTACTGGAGGTTTTGTTGGTGGATTCCTACTTGGACTTGCTTCATGA